From a single Arachis hypogaea cultivar Tifrunner chromosome 3, arahy.Tifrunner.gnm2.J5K5, whole genome shotgun sequence genomic region:
- the LOC112789000 gene encoding uncharacterized protein translates to MDSFSFHNLQAEKANATLKNRKLRRITGILRFLEVCVVLVLISRLSLRLPVAVKTSSEYFRDLSMFVNNPRFVFLIGNAIIIALFAQSGQFSAQGSRRKDSEDHLYQEFLHNATKKQKVQEKKLKNRAKQGIETEDPIEKEGIKSEDSTKNKRINRNMVKHQENNGIFLRKEANFGLRSKGIDAGNNKCDVEKQSMETGEVNNCLEMKKYRRCQTEILPRANRNEQRGGDLRRCETEKKIKAIVHAPTKEEEEEGDSYPEDNMSNEEFRRTIEAFIARQQRLRREEENYSLA, encoded by the coding sequence ATGGATTCATTCAGTTTCCATAATCTTCAAGCTGAGAAAGCCAACGCAACCCTTAAGAATCGCAAGCTTCGAAGGATCACAGGCATATTACGCTTCCTTGAGGTGTGTGTTGTTCTAGTTTTGATCTCAAGGCTCTCTCTACGCCTCCCGGTTGCAGTTAAGACCTCGAGCGAGTACTTTAGGGACTTGTCGATGTTTGTTAACAATCCTAGGTTCGTTTTCCTCATTGGAAACGCAATAATCATCGCTCTTTTTGCTCAGTCGGGGCAGTTTTCGGCTCAAGGCTCTAGGAGAAAAGATTCGGAGGACCATCTTTACCAAGAATTTCTCCATAATGCAACAAAGAAACAGAAAGTCcaagaaaaaaaactaaaaaacagaGCAAAACAGGGGATAGAAACAGAGGATCCCATTGAAAAGGAGGGAATAAAAAGTGAGGATAGCACAAAGAAtaaaagaatcaatagaaacaTGGTGAAACACCAAGAAAACAATGGAATCTTTTTAAGAAAAGAAGCGAATTTTGGCTTAAGGAGCAAAGGAATTGATGCTGGAAATAACAAGTGTGATGTAGAGAAACAGAGCATGGAAACAGGGGAAGTGAATAATTGCTTGGAGATGAAGAAATATAGAAGGTGTCAAACAGAGATTCTCCCCCGTGCGAACCGCAACGAGCAACGAGGTGGCGATTTACGACGGTGTGAAACAGAGAAGAAAATCAAAGCTATTGTACATGCTCCCactaaagaggaggaagaagaaggagattcATACCCTGAAGATAACATGAGCAATGAAGAATTTCGTCGCACCATTGAGGCCTTCATTGCAAGACAACAAAGGCtccgaagagaagaagaaaattactCTCTAGCTTGA
- the LOC112771893 gene encoding probable caffeine synthase MTL2: MATKKAPHLDGGMDTQQVLHMNDGIGDNSYANNSLLQFFLNDLFGNDFNSIIKSLPQFLESLEENKGHNFGPCFINATPGSFYKWLFPDNSIHLVHSSYSLHWLSKAPQELVNKENAHLTSTSPPGMHKAYLEQFQKDFKLFLKLRSQEVVAGGGMVLTLFGRDKTCDIRTAWTIIGTTLNDMVLENLIEEIKLESFNLPLYDPTIEEAKEVIEDEGSFTLQRLESVVLGWDANINEDVDDEKNKLDLNKRAQFITKYTRAATEPLLKTQFGEQVMDEFFLRFKNKIFQLMMDVEILEFPNLIISLIKNA; encoded by the exons ATGGCAACAAAGAAAGCACCTCACTTAGATGGAGGAATGGATACACAGCAAGTCCTCCACATGAATGATGGCATCGGAGATAATAGCTACGCTAATAACTCTTTGTTACAG TTTTTCTTGAATGATCTATTTGGGAATGATTTCAATAGCATCATTAAATCACTCCCTCAATTCTTGGAAAGCCTAGAAGAAAATAAGGGACATAATTTTGGTCCATGTTTTATTAATGCAACTCCTGGTTCATTCTACAAGTGGTTATTTCCTGATAATTCCATACACTTGGTTCATTCCTCTTATAGTCTCCATTGGCTTTCTAAG GCTCCACAGGAGTTGGTTAATAAGGAAAATGCACACTTAACAAGCACAAGTCCTCCAGGAATGCATAAAGCATATCTTGAACAATTCCAGAAAGACTTTAAATTGTTTCTGAAATTACGTTCACAAGAAGTGGTGGCTGGAGGTGGAATGGTTCTCACGTTATTCGGAAGGGACAAAACTTGTGATATCAGAACTGCTTGGACCATAATTGGCACAACACTCAATGACATGGTCTTAGAG AATTTGATTGAAGAGATAAAATTGGAGTCGTTTAATTTACCATTATATGATCCAACAATAGAGGAAGCTAAAGAAGTAATTGAGGATGAAGGATCTTTCACCCTTCAAAGGTTGGAATCTGTGGTACTGGGTTGGGATGCCAACATAAATGAAGATGTTGATGATGAGAAGAATAAACTTGATCTAAATAAGAGGGCACAGTTTATAACTAAATACACTCGAGCTGCTACAGAACCCCTTTTGAAGACACAATTTGGAGAACAAGTCATGGACGAGTTCTTTCTTCGATTTAAGAACAAGATTTTCCAATTGATGATGGACGTTGAAATATTGGAATTTCCTAATCTTATAATATCACTCATAAAGAATGCTTGA